The following are from one region of the Sandaracinus amylolyticus genome:
- a CDS encoding DUF4403 family protein, whose amino-acid sequence MLILTCGSNRRVDVAADVRGSWQPDWSLQLSASLRDPVHIVGCDPHLENEGWLTAACVAGSILTFGAGAAPFCAAIPTVPRLFTPAARRGLDRALARALEQGVERANDAVRERAAVRDHVEPFWQSLVRPRQLELVDGAAWLRVVPTSVAAADPWLEDGAIRSRIAITGRAQWSSAEPSATPEPPIPLLQRLEPGASEALSIAAAQLLPWNVLTREANRVLAGQRFPPSGTPFACAARVVVANDGSAVAVQLDLGGTISGRVIVLGDLDYDPAAREVRLTNLRFRDDSAAQIRRAAGQVDPDALLVGLVPSLRWPVGAHLDRITRSIEVAFESASSDAVHVDVSLDPIRVDDLAVSDAGIHVRASILGHADVAVVSL is encoded by the coding sequence GTGTTGATCCTGACGTGCGGATCGAATCGACGAGTCGATGTCGCGGCGGATGTGCGCGGGAGTTGGCAGCCGGACTGGTCTCTCCAGCTCTCGGCGAGTCTGCGCGACCCTGTGCACATCGTCGGTTGCGACCCGCACCTCGAGAACGAAGGCTGGCTCACCGCCGCGTGTGTCGCGGGCTCGATCTTGACCTTCGGCGCGGGGGCGGCGCCCTTCTGCGCCGCGATCCCGACCGTTCCGCGGCTTTTCACCCCCGCCGCGCGGCGGGGCCTGGATCGCGCGCTGGCCCGGGCGCTCGAGCAGGGTGTCGAGCGAGCCAACGACGCGGTTCGCGAGCGGGCTGCTGTGCGCGACCACGTCGAGCCGTTCTGGCAGAGCCTGGTGCGGCCGAGGCAGCTCGAGCTCGTGGACGGCGCTGCGTGGCTGCGCGTCGTGCCGACCTCAGTCGCGGCCGCCGATCCCTGGCTCGAGGATGGCGCGATCCGCAGTCGGATCGCGATCACGGGCCGGGCTCAATGGTCGAGCGCCGAGCCCAGCGCAACGCCCGAGCCGCCGATTCCACTGCTGCAGCGTCTCGAGCCTGGCGCAAGTGAAGCGCTGTCCATCGCGGCGGCTCAGCTGCTACCGTGGAATGTCCTCACACGCGAAGCGAATCGCGTGCTCGCTGGTCAGCGCTTTCCGCCCTCCGGAACGCCGTTCGCGTGTGCCGCGAGGGTCGTGGTCGCCAACGACGGCTCGGCCGTTGCGGTGCAGCTCGACCTCGGTGGGACGATCTCCGGACGCGTGATCGTGCTCGGGGATCTCGACTACGACCCCGCGGCGCGCGAGGTGCGACTCACGAACCTCCGCTTCCGCGACGACTCAGCCGCGCAGATCCGCCGCGCGGCTGGGCAGGTCGACCCCGACGCGCTCCTGGTGGGCCTCGTGCCCTCGCTGAGATGGCCCGTCGGCGCGCATCTCGATCGCATCACGCGATCGATCGAAGTCGCCTTCGAGAGCGCCTCGTCGGATGCCGTGCACGTCGACGTGTCGCTCGATCCCATTCGCGTCGACGACCTCGCAGTCTCCGACGCCGGCATCCACGTGCGTGCGTCCATCCTCGGGCACGCCGACGTCGCTGTGGTCTCGCTGTGA
- a CDS encoding trypsin-like serine peptidase: MPHKSWICWKPGAEALCALLLSAAGCAPAGEPEVLAGSFRATAVDTSGSAAVAVGSVGSVATFDGARWSVETDPALTFASSGVSTSASGPTWAFGPYGSVVVSAGGAWRQHVLEGSPRGHEIQSGDFDEHGRFGCLIGRGAPRALWCGDGALRERRDCLYDSFSPRAVVSTSESELRVWLGDDRGRTRIVTAEGCARGPDLSLPVQALAWTEGTLRAVAGHRIHRLLGDRWERLEGVGDVAWSRARGSRGVFLYASSTCELLVERDDSLARARLVFPAGAPTDLACSDAALAGADRAWVIADRRIWSAPLPSSAPRAPVVWGAADQAVSPVAASVDVEPAPGLDGTGPLGDRYFLAELDGQWFTSCLRPGCGVHRTSGSTWERHAQAGWPTGRVAALEGTGDLLVAVDTLGSVWSCDRADAPCRVLDRPFGETRADGPVVAFDRVRAQLWLYAPSGGRWRELGVDARTLAVFADNPLEGIDDVIAAAAHDGDVKLVDGEDRLVSRASQGTPHQELGLDARTLWVGANGRWCAGGSTASRGGLPAVVCCDDAGCGRPLEINAPTASGVSQVIGEDGTDRLLVRVDGANRRSSVWQSHDFARAGTRWERVEPADLTASCQRLARLPGRTSSIANLARPDLLCIGADAVMIRIPLAASISARLQQRLQLAGVALLLVVAVFVTWVLTRRWVLLRRLRAELRVALNDIEDAPLRDIAKSYLGAPVEPGEARSDLIDRIVAHANNIDRALELVVAAITKASDAVAKRLGERAKRLSGLEKIVGENQAFLDVVAFRRGMFEAEQRVCQIRFNGGAVGTGFLVGPDLVLTNWHVIDDHRAYSRSIKLVFDYKLDEHGTQIVAPVVASLAREDWCVDESPSHPSDEQPDDAPGRIEPSTAELDFALLRIEQRLGDTRGYFALSEDEYPFELTPGLAILQHPRGKTMKVAFGVTTRGVVNPPKTRVRHDIPTEPGASGAPITSLSHWTLVALHHGADTADPAKFNRGIPISRIAQRPKVRAALCGPANRPPQDDDALPSDSIGELSP; the protein is encoded by the coding sequence ATGCCGCACAAATCCTGGATCTGCTGGAAACCTGGCGCTGAGGCGCTCTGCGCACTCCTGCTCAGCGCCGCCGGCTGCGCGCCGGCGGGCGAGCCGGAGGTGCTCGCGGGCAGCTTCCGCGCGACCGCCGTAGACACGTCGGGATCGGCTGCGGTCGCCGTGGGCAGCGTGGGCTCGGTGGCCACCTTCGACGGTGCTCGCTGGTCGGTCGAGACCGATCCCGCGTTGACCTTCGCGTCGAGCGGCGTGAGCACGTCGGCGTCGGGGCCCACGTGGGCGTTCGGTCCTTACGGGTCGGTCGTGGTGAGCGCCGGCGGCGCCTGGCGCCAGCACGTGCTGGAGGGCTCGCCTCGAGGGCACGAGATCCAAAGCGGCGACTTCGACGAGCACGGCCGCTTCGGCTGCTTGATCGGACGCGGGGCGCCGCGCGCGCTTTGGTGCGGCGACGGCGCGCTTCGCGAGCGTCGCGACTGCCTGTACGACTCGTTCTCTCCGAGAGCTGTGGTCTCGACGTCCGAGTCGGAGCTCCGCGTGTGGCTCGGCGACGATCGCGGGCGCACTCGCATCGTCACTGCGGAGGGTTGCGCGCGCGGGCCCGACCTGTCGCTCCCCGTTCAGGCGCTCGCGTGGACGGAGGGGACGCTGAGGGCGGTCGCCGGACATCGCATCCACCGCCTCCTAGGCGATCGCTGGGAGCGGCTCGAGGGCGTGGGAGACGTCGCGTGGTCGCGCGCGCGCGGCTCGCGCGGCGTGTTCCTCTACGCGAGCTCGACGTGTGAGCTCCTCGTCGAGCGCGACGACTCGCTCGCGCGCGCGCGGCTCGTCTTCCCTGCGGGCGCACCGACGGACCTCGCGTGCAGCGACGCCGCGCTCGCGGGGGCGGACCGAGCGTGGGTGATCGCGGACCGGCGAATCTGGTCGGCCCCGCTCCCGTCGTCGGCCCCGCGCGCGCCGGTGGTCTGGGGCGCGGCAGATCAGGCCGTGTCGCCTGTCGCGGCGAGCGTCGACGTCGAGCCTGCGCCCGGTCTCGATGGGACCGGCCCGCTCGGTGATCGATACTTCCTCGCCGAGCTCGACGGTCAGTGGTTCACGAGCTGCCTGCGCCCGGGCTGCGGCGTGCATCGAACGTCCGGCTCGACGTGGGAGCGACACGCGCAGGCGGGATGGCCGACCGGACGAGTCGCGGCGCTCGAGGGCACCGGGGACCTCCTCGTTGCGGTCGACACGCTCGGCAGTGTGTGGTCGTGCGACCGCGCCGACGCACCGTGTCGCGTTCTCGATCGTCCATTCGGGGAAACGCGCGCCGACGGCCCGGTCGTCGCGTTCGATCGCGTGCGCGCACAGCTCTGGCTCTACGCGCCCTCGGGAGGGCGATGGCGTGAGCTAGGCGTGGACGCGCGCACGCTCGCGGTGTTCGCGGACAATCCGCTCGAGGGCATCGACGACGTCATCGCCGCCGCCGCGCACGACGGCGACGTGAAGCTCGTCGACGGCGAGGATCGGCTCGTGTCACGCGCGTCACAGGGAACGCCGCACCAGGAGCTCGGCCTCGATGCCCGGACGCTCTGGGTCGGCGCGAACGGGCGATGGTGCGCCGGGGGCTCGACCGCGAGTCGCGGCGGCCTTCCGGCGGTGGTCTGCTGTGACGACGCCGGGTGCGGGCGGCCGCTCGAGATCAATGCCCCCACTGCGTCCGGAGTCTCCCAAGTGATCGGTGAGGATGGAACCGATCGGCTCCTGGTCCGTGTCGACGGCGCGAATCGACGGAGCTCGGTCTGGCAATCGCACGACTTCGCACGCGCCGGAACACGATGGGAGCGCGTCGAGCCCGCGGACCTGACCGCGTCCTGTCAGCGCCTCGCACGACTGCCGGGCCGCACCTCCTCGATCGCCAATCTCGCGCGCCCCGACCTCCTGTGCATCGGAGCGGACGCGGTGATGATCCGCATTCCGCTCGCGGCGAGCATCAGTGCGAGGCTGCAGCAGCGTCTGCAGCTCGCCGGCGTCGCGCTGCTTCTCGTCGTTGCGGTATTCGTGACGTGGGTGCTCACGCGGCGCTGGGTGCTGCTCCGGCGGCTGCGAGCAGAGCTGCGCGTCGCGCTGAACGACATCGAAGACGCGCCGCTGCGCGATATCGCGAAGAGCTATCTCGGAGCGCCCGTCGAGCCTGGTGAGGCGCGCTCCGACTTGATCGATCGGATCGTCGCGCACGCGAACAACATCGATCGCGCGCTCGAGCTCGTGGTCGCTGCGATCACGAAAGCGTCCGACGCGGTCGCGAAGAGGCTCGGTGAGCGCGCCAAGCGACTCTCCGGACTGGAGAAGATCGTCGGCGAAAATCAGGCGTTCCTCGACGTGGTGGCCTTTCGCCGCGGGATGTTCGAAGCGGAGCAGCGCGTCTGTCAGATCCGATTCAACGGGGGCGCGGTCGGCACGGGCTTCCTGGTCGGCCCCGATCTCGTGCTCACGAACTGGCACGTCATCGACGATCACCGAGCCTATTCCCGCTCGATCAAGCTGGTGTTCGACTACAAGCTCGACGAGCACGGAACACAGATCGTCGCCCCCGTCGTCGCGTCCCTCGCTCGCGAAGACTGGTGCGTCGACGAGTCTCCGAGCCATCCGAGCGACGAGCAGCCGGACGATGCGCCGGGACGCATCGAGCCGAGCACGGCCGAGCTGGACTTCGCGCTTCTCCGCATCGAACAGCGGCTGGGTGATACCCGCGGCTATTTCGCGCTGAGTGAGGACGAATATCCGTTCGAGCTCACGCCCGGTCTCGCGATCCTGCAACACCCGCGCGGCAAGACGATGAAGGTCGCATTCGGCGTCACGACGCGCGGTGTCGTGAACCCGCCGAAGACGCGCGTGCGACACGACATTCCCACCGAGCCGGGCGCGTCGGGCGCACCGATCACGAGCCTCTCGCACTGGACGCTCGTGGCGCTCCACCACGGTGCCGACACGGCCGATCCGGCCAAGTTCAACCGCGGAATCCCGATCTCGCGGATCGCGCAGCGCCCCAAGGTGCGCGCGGCGCTCTGTGGTCCCGCCAATCGACCTCCACAAGACGACGACGCCCTGCCGTCCGATTCCATAGGAGAGCTGAGCCCATGA